The following coding sequences lie in one Arachis hypogaea cultivar Tifrunner chromosome 9, arahy.Tifrunner.gnm2.J5K5, whole genome shotgun sequence genomic window:
- the LOC112712368 gene encoding callose synthase 3, with amino-acid sequence MSSRVGPSEPSGASQRRITRTQTAGNLGEAIFDSEVVPSSLVEIAPILRVANEVEKTHPRVAYLCRFYAFEKAHRLDPTSSGRGVRQFKTALLQRLERENDPTLKGRVKKSDAREMQSFYQHYYKKYIQALQNAADKADRAQLTKAYQTANVLFEVLKAVNMTQSVEVDREILETQDKVAEKTEILVPYNILPLDPDSANQAVMRFPEIQAAVSALRNTRGLAWPKDYKKKKDEDILDWLGVMFGFQKHNVANQREHLILLLANVHIRQFPKPDQQPKLDERALTEVMKKLFKNYKRWCKYLGRKSSLWLPTIQQEVQQRKLLYMGLYLLIWGEAANLRFMPECLCYIYHHMAFELYGMLSGNVSPMTGENIKPAYGGEEEAFLGKVVTPIYNVIAKEAERSKKGRSKHSQWRNYDDLNEYFWSADCFRLGWPMRADADFFSLAVERQDFDKSNDNKPTNSDRWVGKVNFVEIRSFWHIFRSFDRMWGFFILCLQAMIIVAWNGTGNPSAIFNGDVFKKVLSVFITAAILKLGQATLDVILSWKAQRTMSMHVKLRYILKIISAAAWVIVLSVTYAYTWDNPPGFAQTIQSWFGSNSSSSSLFIMAVVIYLSPNMLAAILFLFPLIRRFLERSNYRIVMLMMWWSQPRLYVGRGMHESTLSLFKYTMFWVLLLITKLAFSYYIEIKPLVGPTKAIMGVKISKFQWHEFFPHARNNVGVIIALWAPIILVYFMDTQIWYAIFSTLFGGIYGAFRRLGEIRTLGMLRSRFESLPGAFNACLIPEEKSEQRKKGLKATFSRRFDQIPSNKGKEAARFAQLWNQIITSFREEDLISNREMDLLLVPYWADRELDLIQWPPFLLASKIPIAVDMAKDSNGKDKELRKRIEADNYMSCAVRECYASFKSIIKYLVQGDREKQVIESIFSEVDKHIEEGDLISQFRLNALPSLYRQFVELIKYLIDNKHEERDQVVILFQDMLEVVTRDIMLEDHISSLVESIHGGAGHEGMLALESQHQLFASEGAIRFPIQPVTEAWTEKLKRLYLLLTTKESAMDVPSNLEAKRRISFFSNSLFMDMPAAPKVRNMLSFSVLTPYYTEEVLFSLRELESPNEDGVSILFYLQKIFPDEWNNFLQRVNCSSEEELKGNESDELEEELRLWASYRGQTLTKTVRGMMYYRKALELQAFLDMAKDEDLMEGYKAIENSDNNATGERSLLTQCQAVADMKFSYVVSCQQYGIDKRSGAARAQDILRLMTRYPSLRVAYIDEVEEPSKERPKKINKVYYSCLVKAMPKSSNPSETEPVQYLDQVIYKIKLPGPAILGEGKPENQNHAIIFTRGEGLQTIDMNQDNYMEEALKMRNLLQEFLKKHDGVRYPSILGLREHIFTGSVSSLAWFMSNQETSFVTIGQRLLANPLKVRFHYGHPDVFDRLFHLTRGGVSKASKVINLSEDIFAGFNSTLREGNVTHHEYIQVGKGRDVGLNQISMFEAKIANGNGEQTLSRDVYRLGHRFDFFRMLSCYFTTVGFYFSTLITVLTVYVFLYGRLYLVLSGLEESLSTQKAIRDNKPLQVALASQSFVQIGFLMALPMLMEIGLEKGFRTALSEFILMQLQLAPVFFTFSLGTKTHYYGRTLLHGGAKYRPTGRGFVVFHAKFADNYRLYSRSHFVKGIELMILLVVYQIFGHTYRSGVAYLFITVSMWFMVGTWLYAPFLFNPSGFEWQKIVDDWTDWNKWISIRGGIGVPPEKSWESWWEEEQDHLQYSGTRGIIAEILLSLRFFIYQYGLVYHLNFTKTKSILVYGISWLVIFLFLSVVKVVSVGRRKFSADFQLVFRLIKGLIFVTFVSVLALLIALPHMTIQDIVVCILAFMPTGWGMLQIAQALKPLVRKAGFWGSVKTLARGYEIVMGLLLFTPIAFLAWFPFVSEFQTRMLFNQAFSRGLQISRILGGQRKGRSSRNKE; translated from the exons ATGTCGTCGAGGGTGGGGCCGTCGGAACCGTCGGGGGCGTCGCAGCGGCGGATCACGCGGACGCAAACCGCCGGGAACCTCGGAGAGGCCATATTTGACAGCGAGGTGGTGCCTTCCTCCCTTGTTGAGATTGCACCCATTCTTCGTGTTGCCAATGAGGTTGAGAAGACTCATCCTAGAGTCGCTTATCTCT GCCGGTTTTATGCCTTTGAGAAAGCTCATAGGTTGGACCCAACTTCAAGTGGTCGTGGTGTTCGGCAATTCAAAACTGCTCTTCTCCAGCGCCTAGAAAGA gaaaatgatccaacattGAAAGGAAGGGTAAAGAAAAGCGATGCTCGTGAGATGCAGAGTTTTTATCAGCACTACTACAAGAAATATATCCAAGCTTTACAGAATGCTGCTGATAAAGCTGACCG CGCACAACTAACCAAGGCATATCAGACTGCTAATGTTCTTTTTGAGGTTTTGAAGGCTGTTAACATGACACAGTCTGTGGAAGTTGATCGTGAG ATTTTGGAGACTCAAGATAAAGTTGCTGAGAAAACAGAGATATTAGTTCCTTACAATATTCTTCCTCTTGATCCTGATAGTGCAAATCAGGCAGTAATGAGATTTCCGGAG ATCCAAGCTGCTGTATCCGCTCTTCGAAACACAAGAGGTCTTGCCTGGCCTAAGGACTACAAGAAAAAAAAGGATGAAGACATTCTAGATTGGCTTGGGGTAATGTTTGGCTTTCAG AAGCACAATGTAGCAAATCAGAGAGAACATTTGATCTTATTGCTTGCAAATGTGCACATAAGGCAATTTCCTAAACCTGATCAACAACCAAAG TTGGATGAGCGTGCTCTAACAGAAGTCATGAAGAAACTTTTCAAGAATTACAAAAGGTGGTGCAAGTATTTGGGTCGGAAAAGTAGCCTTTG GTTACCAACCATACAGCAAGAAGTGCAGCAGCGTAAACTACTGTACATGGGCCTGTATCTTCTAATATGGGGTGAAGCTGCCAACCTAAGATTCATGCCAGAATGCCTGTGCTATATCTATCACCAT ATGGCTTTTGAATTGTATGGTATGCTTTCTGGTAATGTTAGTCCAATGACGGGAGAGAATATCAAGCCAGCTTATGGAGGTGAAGAGGAGGCTTTCTTGGGGAAAGTTGTAACTCCTATCTATAATGTTATTGCAAAG GAAGCTGAAAGGAGTAAAAAGGGGAGGTCAAAGCATTCACAATGGAGGAACTATGATGATTTAAATGAATATTTCTG GTCAGCTGATTGTTTCCGGCTTGGTTGGCCAATGCGTGCTGATGCTGATTTCTTTTCGCTGGCAGTTGAGCGTCAAGATTTTGACAAATCTAAT GATAACAAGCCAACTAATTCCGACAGATGGGTTGGAAAAGTTAACTTTGTTGAGATAAGGTCATTTTGGCATATTTTCAGAAGTTTTGATCGCATGTGGGGCTTCTTCATTTTGTGCTTACAG GCAATGATTATTGTTGCATGGAATGGAACTGGGAATCCAAGTGCAATTTTTAATGGCGATGTCTTCAAGAAGGTGCTGAGTGTGTTTATAACAGCAGCCATATTGAAGCTTGGACAAG CTACTCTGGATGTGATTCTCAGTTGGAAAGCACAGCGAACTATGTCCATGCATGTTAAGTTGAgatatattcttaaaattatttCAGCTGCAGCATGGGTGATTGTTCTTTCAGTTACATATGCTTACACTTGGGACAATCCTCCTGGGTTTGCTCAAACCATCCAAAGTTGGTTTGGGAGCAATTCAAGTTCGTCTTCTTTGTTCATTATGGCTGTTGTTATATACTTGTCCCCGAACATGCTTGCTGCCATATTATTTCTTTTCCCACTTATTCGTCGTTTTCTTGAGAGGTCAAACTATAGGATTGTGATGCTAATGATGTGGTGGTCACAG CCTCGTCTCTATGTTGGTAGGGGAATGCATGAGAGCACTTTGTCCCTTTTCAA GTACACAATGTTTTGGGTCCTCTTATTGATCACAAAGTTAGCGTTCAGCTACTATATAGAG ATAAAGCCTCTGGTGGGACCTACAAAAGCTATAATGGGTGTAAAAATCTCGAAATTCCAGTGGCATGAATTCTTTCCCCATG CTCGAAATAACGTTGGTGTTATAATTGCACTTTGGGCTCCAATTATTCTG gTATACTTTATGGATACCCAGATTTGGTATGCCATATTTTCTACTTTATTTGGTGGTATTTATGGAGCATTCCGTCGCCTCGGGGAG ATAAGGACACTAGGAATGCTCAGATCCCGTTTTGAATCATTGCCTGGAGCCTTCAATGCTTGTTTGATCCCCGAGGAAAAGAGTGAGCAAAGGAAAAAAGGACTGAAAGCTACTTTTTCGCGCAGATTTGATCAG ATTCCATCTAACAAAGGTAAAGAGGCTGCAAGATTTGCTCAGTTGTGGAACCAAATAATCACTAGTTTCAGAGAGGAAGATCTTATCAGTAATAG AGAAATGGACCTTTTGCTTGTACCTTATTGGGCTGATCGTGAGTTGGACCTTATACAATGGCCACCATTCTTACTTGCGAGCAAG ATTCCAATCGCAGTGGATATGGCCAAAGACAGCAATGGAAAGGATAAAGAGCTGAGGAAAAGGATAGAGGCTGACAACTATATGTCTTGTGCTGTTCGGGAGTGCTATGCTTCATTTAAGAGCATTATTAAGTACCTGGTTCAGGGGGACCGTGAGAAACA GGTTATAGAATCCATTTTCTCTGAGGTAGACAAACATATAGAAGAAGGTGACCTAATAAGTCAATTCAGACTAAATGCACTTCCTAGTCTCTACCGGCAGTTTGTTGAGCTAATCAAATATTTG ATAGACAATAAGCATGAAGAAAGGGACCAAGTTGTGATTCTCTTCCAGGACATGCTAGAAGTAGTGACGAGAGATATAATGTTGGAGGATCATATATCCAG TTTGGTAGAATCAATCCATGGTGGAGCTGGACATGAGGGGATGCTTGCCCTTGAGTCACAACATCAGCTGTTTGCTTCTGAAGGAGCTATTAGGTTTCCAATTCAACCAGTTACTGAAGCTTGGACAGAGAAG CTTAAACGGCTTTACTTGCTGCTTACAACCAAAGAATCTGCAATGGACGTACCATCTAATTTGGAAGCCAAAAGGCGTATTTCTTTTTTCTCTAATTCACTGTTTATGGACATGCCTGCAGCACCCAAAGTCCGCAACATGCTATCATTCTC GGTTTTAACACCATATTACACTGAAGAGGTTCTCTTTTCCTTACGTGAGTTGGAATCACCCAATGAAGATGGTGTTTCGATACTCTTTTACTTGCAAAAGATCTTTCCAG ACGAATGGAACAACTTCCTTCAGAGAGTGAATTGTTCCAGTGAGGAGGAACTGAAAGGAAATGAATCGGATGAGTTAGAAGAAGAACTTCGTCTCTGGGCTTCATACAGAGGCCAAACTTTGACTAAAACTG TAAGAGGCATGATGTACTACAGAAAGGCTTTGGAACTCCAGGCTTTCCTTGACATGGCAAAAGATGAAG ATTTGATGGAAGGCTATAAAGCCATAGAAAATTCAGACAACAATGCAACGGGTGAAAGGTCATTGTTGACGCAATGTCAAGCAGTAGCAGATATGAAATTCTCATATGTAGTATCATGCCAACAATATGGGATTGACAAGCGATCTGGTGCTGCTCGTGCTCAAGACATATTGAGGCTTATGACAAG ATACCCTTCACTTCGGGTTGCTTACATTGATGAGGTTGAGGAACCTAGCAAAGAGAGGCCAAAAAAGATCAACAAGGTTTATTACTCTTGTTTAGTGAAGGCAATGCCAAAATCCAGTAATCCTTCAGAGACAGAGCCAGTGCAGTATTTAGACCAG gtaatatataaaataaagctTCCTGGACCAGCTATTTTGGGTGAGGGTAAGCCTGAAAATCAGAACCATGCCATAATTTTCACACGTGGAGAAGGCTTGCAAACAATAGATATGAACCAG GACAACTATATGGAAGAAGCTTTGAAAATGAGAAATTTATTGCAAGAATTTCTTAAGAAGCATGATGGTGTGAGGTACCCAAGTATTCTTGGACTCAGGGAGCATATATTTACTGGAAG TGTTTCTTCACTTGCATGGTTCATGTCAAATCAGGAGACCAGTTTTGTTACAATTGGTCAGAGATTGTTGGCTAATCCCCTGAA GGTTCGCTTCCACTATGGTCATCCTGATGTCTTTGATAGGCTTTTTCACCTCACAAGAGGGGGTGTTAGCAAAGCCTCCAAGGTTATCAATCTGAGCGAAGATATTTTTGCTG GCTTTAACTCTACACTCCGTGAAGGAAATGTCACTCATCATGAGTACATTCAAGTTGGGAAGGGGAGAGATGTTGGACTCAACCAGATTTCTATGTTTGAAGCAAAGATAGCTAATGGCAATGGAGAGCAAACACTGAGTCGAGATGTGTACCGACTTGGGCATCGTTTTGATTTCTTCAGAATGCTGTCTTGTTATTTCACCACAGTTGGATTTTACTTCAGTACACTT ATTACTGTTCTTACTGTATATGTATTCCTCTATGGTCGCCTATATCTGGTTCTCAGTGGGCTTGAAGAAAGTTTGAGTACACAGAAAGCCATTCGTGACAATAAGCCTCTTCAAGTGGCTCTGGCTTCTCAGTCGTTTGTTCAAATAGGGTTTTTGATGGCCTTGCCCATGCTAATGGAAATTGGCTTGGAAAAGGGCTTTAGAACTGCACTTAGTGAGTTCATATTAATGCAGTTGCAGCTAGCTCCAGTATTCTTCACATTCTCGCTTGGGACAAAGACTCACTATTATGGAAGGACGTTACTTCATGGAGGTGCAAAATATAGACCTACAGGTCGAGGTTTTGTGGTTTTCCATGCCAAATTTGCAGACAACTATAGACTTTACTCACGCAGCCACTTTGTCAAGGGTATTGAGCTCATGATTTTGCTGGTAGTGTACCAAATTTTTGGTCATACTTATAGAAGTGGGGTTGCCTATCTCTTCATCACTGTGTCGATGTGGTTTATGGTGGGCACTTGGCTTTATGCACCCTTCTTGTTCAATCCTTCTGGGTTTGAGTGGCAAAAGATTGTTGATGATTGGACTGATTGGAATAAATGGATTAGCATCCGAGGTGGCATAGGCGTACCACCTGAGAAAAGTTGGGAGTCCTGGTGGGAGGAGGAACAAGATCATCTCCAATATTCGGGAACACGGGGAATCATAGCTGAGATATTGTTATCTCTGCGCTTCTTTATCTATCAATATGGTCTTGTTTATCACCTAAattttacaaaaacaaaaagtattctG GTGTATGGCATATCATGGTTGgtgatctttttatttttatctgtGGTGAAG GTGGTATCTGTTGGGAGGAGAAAATTCAGCGCAGATTTTCAACTTGTCTTCCGGCTAATCAAAGGATTGATATTCGTGACTTTTGTATCAGTTCTGGCCCTCTTAATTGCCCTTCCTCATATGACAATCCAGGACATTGTTGTTTGCATTCTTGCTTTCATGCCAACCGGTTGGGGAATGCTACAG ATTGCACAAGCATTAAAGCCTCTAGTACGGAAAGCTGGATTTTGGGGCTCAGTAAAAACTCTTGCACGTGGCTACGAGATTGTAATGGGTTTGCTTTTGTTCACTCCCATTGCATTTCTTGCTTGGTTTCCATTTGTTTCGGAATTTCAGACACGTATGCTGTTCAACCAAGCATTCAGCCGAGGCTTGCAAATTTCTCGCATTCTTGGAGGCCAAAGGAAGGGGCGCTCTTCTCGTAACAAGGAATAA